One window of Tenacibaculum maritimum NCIMB 2154 genomic DNA carries:
- a CDS encoding UDP-2,3-diacylglucosamine diphosphatase produces the protein MKLINTSNNKKVYFASDQHLGAPTSEASFPREKKFVEWLDLVKKDAEAIFILGDLFDFWFEYKTVVPKGFVRVLGKLAEIRDSGIAIHFFVGNHDLWMHDYFQKELNIPVYHKPQEFFINNKVFLIGHGDGLGPHDKGYKRMKKVFTFPLFKWMFRWLHPDIGVRIGQYMSVKNKLISGDEDAKFLGNEKEWLVQYCKRKLESKHYDYFVFGHRHLPLEIALKNNSTYVNLGDWVNYFTYASFDENNMNLTKFN, from the coding sequence TTGAAATTAATTAACACCTCCAATAATAAAAAAGTATATTTTGCTTCCGATCAGCATTTAGGTGCTCCTACCAGTGAAGCTAGTTTTCCTAGAGAAAAAAAATTTGTTGAATGGCTTGACCTTGTTAAAAAAGATGCGGAAGCTATTTTTATTTTAGGCGATTTATTTGACTTCTGGTTTGAATATAAAACGGTAGTTCCTAAGGGATTCGTAAGAGTTCTTGGAAAACTCGCAGAAATTAGAGATAGTGGAATAGCTATTCATTTCTTTGTTGGAAATCACGATTTATGGATGCATGATTACTTTCAAAAAGAATTGAACATTCCTGTATATCATAAACCACAAGAATTCTTTATAAACAATAAAGTCTTTTTAATTGGGCATGGAGATGGACTAGGACCTCATGACAAGGGATATAAAAGAATGAAAAAGGTTTTTACTTTTCCTCTTTTCAAATGGATGTTTAGATGGTTACATCCTGATATTGGAGTTAGAATAGGCCAATATATGTCTGTAAAAAACAAGCTAATTTCAGGTGATGAAGATGCTAAATTTTTGGGAAATGAAAAAGAATGGCTAGTACAATATTGCAAAAGAAAACTAGAAAGCAAACACTATGATTATTTTGTGTTTGGCCATCGTCATTTACCTCTAGAGATAGCTCTAAAAAACAACAGCACCTATGTTAATTTAGGAGATTGGGTGAATTATTTCACCTATGCTTCTTTCGATGAAAACAATATGAATTTGACAAAATTCAACTGA
- a CDS encoding AAA family ATPase codes for MDVDVRAINEKIERESAFVDLLTTEMNKVIIGQKYMIERLLIGLLGNGHILLEGVPGLAKTLAINTLSKAVQGSFSRIQFTPDLLPADVIGTMIYNVKENDFSIKKGPIFANFVLADEINRAPAKVQSALLEAMQERQTTIGDTTFKLDEPFLVMATQNPVEQEGTYPLPEAQMDRFMLKTVIDYPNLADEQIIMRQNLSGSYSKVNPVVSMEQIIKARKAANEVYMDEKIEKYILDIIFATRYPEKYNLSQLRPLISFGSSPRGSIALAKAAKCYAFIKRRGYVIPEDVRAVVNDVLRHRIGITYEAEAENISSIDIINSIINEIEVP; via the coding sequence ATGGATGTAGACGTAAGAGCAATTAATGAAAAAATAGAAAGAGAAAGTGCTTTTGTTGATTTATTAACAACCGAAATGAACAAGGTTATTATTGGACAAAAGTATATGATAGAACGCTTACTCATCGGATTATTAGGAAACGGGCATATTTTGTTAGAAGGAGTACCTGGTTTGGCAAAAACCTTAGCCATTAATACCCTTTCAAAAGCTGTTCAAGGTAGCTTTAGTAGAATTCAATTTACCCCAGATTTATTACCTGCTGATGTTATAGGTACCATGATTTATAACGTAAAAGAGAATGATTTTTCTATTAAAAAAGGACCTATTTTTGCAAATTTCGTGTTAGCAGATGAAATAAATCGTGCCCCTGCTAAAGTCCAATCAGCTTTATTAGAGGCTATGCAAGAACGCCAAACTACTATTGGTGATACTACTTTTAAACTAGATGAACCTTTCTTAGTAATGGCTACTCAAAACCCTGTTGAACAAGAAGGGACGTACCCACTACCAGAAGCTCAAATGGATCGTTTTATGTTAAAAACAGTTATTGACTATCCGAATTTAGCTGATGAGCAAATTATCATGCGTCAAAACTTAAGTGGCAGTTATTCAAAGGTAAATCCTGTAGTTTCTATGGAGCAAATAATAAAGGCTCGTAAGGCTGCAAATGAAGTATATATGGATGAGAAAATAGAAAAATACATCCTTGATATCATTTTTGCCACTCGTTATCCTGAAAAATATAATTTATCACAATTACGTCCTTTAATTAGTTTTGGATCTTCTCCTCGTGGAAGCATCGCTTTAGCAAAAGCAGCAAAATGTTACGCTTTTATCAAACGCAGAGGGTATGTAATTCCTGAAGACGTAAGAGCTGTTGTAAACGACGTACTTCGACATAGAATAGGCATTACTTATGAAGCTGAAGCTGAGAACATTTCTTCAATTGATATTATCAATTCCATTATTAATGAGATTGAAGTTCCTTAG
- a CDS encoding DUF58 domain-containing protein produces METKELLKKVRKIEIKTRRLSNHIFGGEYHSTFKGRGMTFSEVRQYQYGDDIRAIDWNVTARYNEPYIKVFEEERELTMMLMVDISGSEFFGTTNQFKKDTITEIAATLAFSAIQNNDKVGLILFSDTIELYIPPKKGKSHVLRIIRELIEFSPKSKKTDIGMALKFLSNVMRKRAIVFMLSDFIDDNYERNLKIIGSKHDLTGIRIYDKHDEEIPNMGMIPMLDAETNNIRLVNTASKTTRNQYKANALRLADYFTKNFKRSGAGTINIRVDESYVKKLLGYFKHKG; encoded by the coding sequence ATGGAGACTAAAGAATTACTTAAGAAAGTTCGTAAAATTGAGATTAAGACACGTCGTTTGTCTAATCATATTTTTGGAGGAGAATACCATTCTACATTTAAAGGCCGTGGTATGACCTTTTCGGAAGTTCGTCAATATCAATATGGAGATGATATCCGAGCTATTGACTGGAATGTCACTGCCAGATACAATGAACCTTATATCAAAGTTTTTGAAGAAGAGCGAGAGTTAACGATGATGTTAATGGTTGATATTTCTGGTTCTGAATTCTTTGGAACAACGAATCAATTCAAAAAAGACACCATTACTGAAATTGCAGCGACATTGGCTTTTTCTGCTATTCAAAACAACGATAAAGTCGGGCTTATTTTATTTTCTGATACTATTGAATTGTATATTCCTCCTAAAAAAGGAAAAAGTCATGTATTACGAATTATCCGTGAGTTAATAGAGTTTTCTCCTAAAAGCAAGAAAACGGATATTGGTATGGCTTTAAAATTCTTGTCTAATGTTATGAGGAAAAGGGCTATTGTTTTTATGCTCTCTGATTTCATAGATGATAATTATGAGCGTAATTTAAAAATTATCGGAAGTAAACACGATTTAACTGGCATTAGAATTTATGATAAGCATGATGAAGAAATCCCTAATATGGGAATGATTCCGATGCTAGATGCTGAAACTAACAACATCCGTTTGGTAAATACCGCTTCAAAAACAACTCGAAATCAGTACAAAGCCAATGCTTTAAGATTGGCTGATTATTTTACGAAAAATTTTAAACGAAGTGGTGCTGGTACAATTAATATTCGCGTTGATGAAAGTTATGTAAAAAAACTATTAGGCTATTTCAAGCATAAAGGATAA